The Hyphococcus flavus genome contains a region encoding:
- a CDS encoding YeaH/YhbH family protein — protein sequence MMINMNSFHFIDRRKNPKGKSLGNRQRFLKRARAQIKEAVNKSLRDRSVKELDKGEKISIPSKSTAEPRFVHDREKGEREIVHPGNKEFTTGDKIKKPPKSAGRGKGKEASDSGDGEDSFQFTLTQDEFLDIFFEDLELPNLVKRSLKEIKAYAYKRAGITVAGSPTNMNLIRTMRNAHGRRLALKRPSTREMNELKERLFELERNSQPSEEEVAEKKAIIEKLETMEKRRRFTPFIDPLDLRFNAYEPTPVETTAAVMFCLMDVSGSMGEREKDLAKRFYMLLYLFLKRRYERVEVVFIRHTHHAEEVDEETFFYSRQSGGTVVSTALEKMLEVQKERFPAHEWNIYVAQASDGFTQSGDAKRCVEMLNEAVMPISQYYAYIEILDERELEVFSDADSGAELWRAYRTFAPAWPNFAQTRIARPQDIFPVFRELFSKNAKEAA from the coding sequence ATGATGATTAATATGAACTCATTCCACTTTATTGACCGGCGCAAGAACCCCAAGGGCAAGTCTCTCGGAAACCGTCAGCGCTTCCTGAAACGCGCCCGCGCGCAGATCAAGGAAGCGGTGAACAAATCCCTGCGCGACCGGTCGGTGAAGGAACTCGACAAGGGCGAGAAAATCTCGATACCGTCGAAATCGACAGCCGAGCCACGCTTCGTTCATGACCGCGAAAAGGGCGAGCGCGAGATTGTCCACCCCGGCAACAAGGAATTCACGACAGGCGATAAGATCAAAAAGCCGCCGAAAAGCGCCGGTCGCGGCAAGGGCAAGGAAGCAAGCGATTCCGGCGATGGCGAGGATTCGTTCCAGTTCACCCTGACGCAGGATGAATTCCTCGACATCTTCTTTGAAGATCTTGAACTGCCGAACCTCGTCAAGCGGTCACTGAAAGAGATCAAGGCCTACGCCTACAAGCGCGCAGGGATCACTGTTGCCGGCTCGCCCACAAACATGAATTTGATCCGCACCATGCGCAACGCCCATGGCCGACGGCTCGCCCTGAAGCGACCGTCAACGCGCGAAATGAATGAACTGAAAGAGCGGCTTTTCGAACTCGAACGCAACTCGCAGCCAAGTGAAGAAGAGGTCGCAGAGAAAAAAGCGATCATCGAAAAGCTCGAAACGATGGAAAAGCGCCGCCGCTTTACGCCGTTCATCGACCCGCTCGATTTGCGCTTCAACGCCTATGAGCCGACGCCGGTGGAAACCACTGCGGCCGTCATGTTCTGCCTGATGGACGTCTCGGGCTCCATGGGCGAGCGCGAGAAGGATCTCGCCAAACGGTTTTACATGCTGCTCTATCTATTCCTGAAGCGCCGTTACGAACGCGTGGAAGTGGTTTTCATCCGCCATACGCACCATGCCGAGGAAGTGGACGAGGAAACCTTTTTCTATTCGCGCCAGTCCGGCGGCACGGTGGTATCGACCGCGCTTGAGAAAATGCTCGAAGTGCAAAAAGAACGCTTTCCAGCCCATGAATGGAACATCTATGTGGCGCAGGCTTCTGACGGCTTCACGCAATCCGGCGACGCCAAACGCTGCGTTGAAATGCTGAATGAAGCGGTGATGCCGATTTCACAGTATTACGCATACATTGAAATTCTCGATGAGCGCGAGCTGGAGGTGTTCTCCGACGCTGACTCTGGCGCGGAACTCTGGCGCGCCTATCGCACCTTCGCCCCGGCCTGGCCGAACTTCGCGCAAACACGCATCGCTAGGCCACAGGATATCTTCCCTGTCTTCCGCGAGTTGTTCTCAAAGAACGCGAAGGAGGCGGCGTGA